In one window of Dyella thiooxydans DNA:
- a CDS encoding efflux RND transporter periplasmic adaptor subunit, which yields MKRPYLIALAVLVVVLAAAFLWAWQTSPRLVDIATVQRGPLVQHFEEEGRTQLPRRWVVSAPLAGTLQRIDLLQGDTVSAGQVVAVIEPMHGALLDAANRARLLAEQQAAEASMQAAGQRLTAANADADLASRDVQRMRTLGAGGVVSVAALDETEARVARARAAAAAARAEQQAAGQQRDALAALLKGQGQGGGERIELRAPVDGVVLHRYQESTVPVQAGQSLLEIGDLDELQVMVQALSQQAIGLHPGSAARILRWGGDQPLPARVLRIEPGAFTKVSALGVEEQRTLVWLRITAPRAQWAALGDGFRVEVQFEVARRDDVLQVASSALFREGRRWMVFRVAGGRARRVEVTPGMQGDGAVEILAGLKAGDRVVAYPDDRLVDGQRVRALESSP from the coding sequence ATGAAACGCCCGTACCTGATCGCTCTTGCCGTCCTGGTGGTCGTGCTTGCCGCGGCCTTTCTCTGGGCATGGCAGACCTCACCGCGACTGGTCGATATCGCCACGGTGCAGCGCGGTCCGCTGGTGCAGCACTTCGAGGAGGAGGGGCGGACCCAGTTGCCGCGGCGCTGGGTGGTCTCGGCACCGCTCGCCGGCACGCTGCAGCGGATCGACCTGCTGCAGGGCGATACGGTGAGTGCCGGTCAGGTGGTGGCGGTGATCGAGCCGATGCACGGCGCCCTGCTCGATGCGGCCAACCGTGCCCGCCTGCTCGCCGAGCAGCAGGCCGCCGAAGCCTCGATGCAGGCGGCAGGGCAGCGACTGACGGCGGCGAACGCGGACGCCGACCTGGCCTCGCGCGATGTGCAGCGCATGCGCACGCTGGGTGCCGGCGGCGTGGTCAGCGTGGCCGCGCTGGACGAGACCGAGGCGCGGGTCGCCCGCGCGCGCGCCGCCGCCGCGGCCGCCCGGGCCGAACAGCAGGCGGCAGGCCAGCAGCGCGATGCGCTGGCGGCGTTGCTGAAGGGACAGGGGCAGGGCGGCGGCGAGCGTATCGAACTGCGCGCACCGGTCGACGGCGTGGTGCTGCATCGCTATCAGGAGAGCACCGTGCCGGTGCAGGCCGGGCAGTCGTTGCTGGAAATCGGCGACCTCGACGAATTGCAGGTGATGGTGCAGGCGCTGTCGCAGCAGGCGATCGGCCTGCATCCGGGCTCGGCGGCGCGGATCCTGCGCTGGGGCGGCGACCAGCCGCTGCCGGCGCGCGTGCTTCGGATCGAGCCCGGCGCCTTTACCAAGGTGTCCGCGCTCGGCGTGGAGGAGCAGCGCACCCTGGTCTGGCTGCGGATCACCGCGCCGCGGGCGCAGTGGGCGGCACTGGGGGACGGCTTCCGGGTCGAGGTCCAGTTCGAGGTGGCACGGCGCGACGACGTGTTGCAGGTCGCATCCAGCGCCCTGTTCCGCGAGGGCCGTCGCTGGATGGTGTTTCGCGTCGCCGGCGGGCGCGCACGCCGGGTCGAGGTCACGCCGGGCATGCAGGGGGACGGTGCGGTGGAGATTCTCGCCGGGCTCAAGGCAGGCGACCGCGTGGTGGCCTATCCGGACGATCGCCTCGTCGACGGCCAGCGCGTGCGGGCGCTGGAGAGCTCCCCGTGA
- a CDS encoding YXWGXW repeat-containing protein, with product MRRFASRLLISTALLGTSALLAGCIVVPARGHARVWIPGYWAAPHVWVSGHWRVR from the coding sequence ATGCGCCGATTCGCATCACGTCTGTTGATCTCCACCGCCTTGCTGGGTACCAGCGCCCTGTTGGCCGGCTGCATCGTGGTGCCGGCCCGCGGTCATGCGCGCGTGTGGATACCGGGCTACTGGGCCGCGCCGCATGTATGGGTTTCCGGCCACTGGCGCGTTCGCTGA
- a CDS encoding Spy/CpxP family protein refolding chaperone, whose protein sequence is MLKTTTLGLILASALTITGAAFAAAGNHDGGQRFGDHGHRGHHGMHEAFAKLNLSDAQKASIRQITQANREQNKGQWQALRTQREAFGQMTPDQVGYQAAAARLAQAEGQATQARVEQRARVKAQIYAVLTAQQKAQLATMRSQREARREQWKEFRQSHPAPSASSAQ, encoded by the coding sequence ATGCTCAAGACGACCACCCTCGGCCTCATCCTCGCTTCGGCCCTGACGATCACCGGTGCGGCCTTCGCCGCCGCCGGCAACCACGACGGCGGGCAACGCTTCGGCGACCACGGCCATCGCGGCCACCACGGCATGCACGAGGCCTTCGCCAAGCTCAACCTGAGCGACGCCCAGAAGGCCAGCATCAGGCAGATCACCCAGGCCAACCGCGAGCAGAACAAGGGCCAGTGGCAGGCCCTGCGTACGCAACGCGAGGCATTCGGGCAGATGACCCCGGACCAGGTCGGCTACCAGGCCGCAGCGGCCCGGCTGGCTCAGGCCGAAGGCCAGGCGACCCAGGCCCGCGTCGAGCAGCGCGCCAGGGTGAAGGCGCAGATCTACGCGGTGCTGACGGCGCAGCAGAAGGCCCAGCTGGCCACGATGCGCAGCCAGCGCGAGGCGCGCCGCGAACAGTGGAAGGAATTCCGCCAGAGCCATCCGGCGCCGTCGGCCAGTTCGGCGCAGTAA
- a CDS encoding response regulator transcription factor — MQRILIADDDRALTELLAEYLQREGFAVDVVHDGEAALARLRDGAQRPDLLILDVMMPGRDGLETLRELRLQQRLPVIMLSARGEPVDRVIGLELGADDYLSKPCLPRELLARVRAQLRRQTPEAAANVQVGHLRLQPGDRQAFVDARELTLTGAEFSLLLALAQRAGEVVDKATLTRLALGRELERFDRSIDVHVSRLRHKLAEASADAPRIESVRGSGYLLRAGGA; from the coding sequence ATGCAACGGATCCTGATCGCCGACGACGACCGCGCCCTGACCGAACTGCTGGCCGAGTACCTGCAGCGCGAAGGCTTCGCCGTGGACGTGGTGCACGACGGCGAGGCCGCGCTGGCGCGTCTGCGCGACGGTGCGCAGCGTCCGGACCTGCTGATCCTCGACGTGATGATGCCCGGCCGCGACGGCCTGGAGACGCTGCGCGAACTGCGCCTGCAGCAGCGCCTGCCGGTGATCATGCTGTCCGCGCGCGGTGAGCCGGTGGACCGCGTGATCGGACTGGAGCTGGGCGCGGACGATTACCTGTCCAAGCCCTGCCTGCCGCGTGAACTGCTCGCCCGCGTGCGTGCGCAGCTGCGCCGGCAGACGCCCGAGGCAGCGGCGAACGTGCAGGTCGGCCACCTGCGTCTGCAGCCCGGCGACCGCCAGGCGTTCGTCGACGCGCGGGAGCTCACGCTGACCGGTGCCGAGTTCTCCCTGCTCCTCGCGCTGGCGCAGCGCGCCGGCGAGGTGGTGGACAAGGCCACGCTCACCCGGCTCGCGCTCGGCCGCGAGCTGGAGCGCTTCGACCGCAGCATCGACGTGCACGTCAGCCGGCTGCGGCACAAGCTGGCCGAGGCGTCCGCCGATGCGCCGCGGATCGAGTCGGTGCGCGGTTCCGGCTACCTGCTGCGGGCGGGTGGCGCATGA
- a CDS encoding sensor histidine kinase, translating to MNPLRSSLYRRLLIGFCVANLVVLFIGGSLAQRFIEYTTAVEIDWSALARDASHAYDTGGGRELAEWSREQHREGIEATLFEDGRPLTPFRVGPTMLRDLPSWLAAGHDVLVQPRPGLYLAVQPVQGADGRTRQLVALSRTHTRLHQHTRQTILLAVQAMLSLLLIGVIGWWIARSVARPVAALREATRRMAAGELSTRVHWKNGRGRDELAQLAGDFDAMAERIEALVAHDRGVLQDLSHELRSPLARLQLLLDFARRSEDPAEAAGYFARAEQEIERLDRMTGEMLALSRLEGGLPGDQRESVDLSELVRHVAGQAALEASTRGVALSCDAIGSVRVDGSAQLLERAIDNLLGNALKFSSAGGTVELRVRTVDSEAEFSVRDHGPGVPEAELASLFRPFFRGSNAGRAEGQGLGLGIVQRVARVHGGQVTARNAEGGGLDVCLRLPLAGGDIGG from the coding sequence ATGAACCCGTTGCGCAGCTCGCTCTACCGGCGCCTGCTGATCGGCTTCTGCGTGGCCAACCTGGTGGTGCTGTTCATCGGCGGCTCGCTGGCGCAGCGCTTCATCGAGTACACCACGGCGGTGGAGATCGACTGGTCGGCGCTGGCCCGGGACGCCAGCCACGCCTACGACACCGGCGGCGGGCGTGAGCTGGCCGAGTGGTCGCGCGAGCAGCACAGGGAAGGCATCGAGGCGACGCTGTTCGAAGACGGCCGCCCGCTGACGCCGTTCCGTGTCGGGCCGACCATGCTGCGCGACCTGCCCAGCTGGCTCGCCGCGGGGCACGACGTGCTGGTGCAGCCGCGCCCGGGCCTTTATCTGGCCGTGCAGCCGGTACAGGGCGCCGACGGCCGGACGCGCCAGCTAGTCGCCCTCAGTCGCACCCACACCCGCCTGCACCAGCACACCCGGCAGACCATCCTGCTCGCCGTGCAGGCGATGCTCTCGCTGTTGCTGATCGGCGTGATCGGCTGGTGGATCGCGCGCAGCGTGGCGCGTCCGGTGGCGGCGCTGCGCGAGGCGACCCGGCGCATGGCGGCCGGCGAACTGTCCACCCGCGTGCACTGGAAGAACGGTCGCGGCCGCGACGAGCTGGCCCAGCTGGCCGGCGATTTCGACGCGATGGCCGAGCGCATCGAGGCGCTGGTCGCGCACGACCGCGGCGTGCTGCAGGACCTCTCCCACGAATTGCGCTCGCCGCTGGCGCGCCTGCAGCTGCTGCTGGATTTCGCGCGGCGCAGCGAGGATCCGGCCGAAGCCGCCGGCTACTTCGCCCGTGCCGAACAGGAGATCGAGCGGCTGGACCGCATGACCGGCGAGATGCTCGCGCTGTCGCGTCTGGAGGGCGGCCTGCCGGGCGACCAGCGCGAGTCGGTGGATCTGTCGGAACTGGTGCGGCATGTCGCCGGGCAGGCGGCATTGGAGGCATCCACGCGCGGTGTCGCATTGAGCTGTGATGCGATCGGATCGGTGCGGGTCGATGGCAGCGCGCAGTTGCTCGAACGGGCGATCGACAACCTGCTCGGCAACGCCCTGAAGTTCAGCAGCGCGGGGGGCACGGTCGAGCTGCGCGTGCGCACCGTCGACAGCGAGGCGGAGTTCAGCGTCCGCGACCACGGGCCGGGTGTGCCCGAAGCGGAGCTGGCGTCGCTGTTCCGCCCGTTCTTCCGCGGCAGCAATGCGGGGCGTGCCGAGGGGCAGGGGCTGGGCCTGGGCATCGTGCAGCGGGTGGCGCGCGTGCATGGCGGACAGGTCACCGCCCGCAACGCGGAGGGGGGCGGGCTGGATGTTTGCCTGCGCCTGCCGCTGGCGGGCGGCGACATCGGCGGTTGA
- a CDS encoding MFS transporter: MSRSPGVVASHPLVHTPSEPIRHGTAAFRRTNLALFAAGFSTFGLLYCVQPLMPEFSRDYGINAASSALSLSLSTGVLAFAMLFMGGVSDAVGRKSVMVASLLSSSLLVLASTMVQQWPLLLALRMLLGFTLSGVPVVAMTYLAEEVHHDSIGLGMGLYISGNAIGGMSGRLIAGVLTDWFGWRVGMGAVGAVGLVACLLFWRSLPPSRHFVPRPFHVRSLLGRFAGLFRDAGLPWLFAEGFLLLGAFVTVYNYLGYRLLAAPYRLSQTAVGLVFGIYLIGTFSSTWMGHLAGRLGRRKVLWSAFALMLAGVALTAAAPLPLILLGIVAITFGFFGGHSIVSSWVGRRAGAAKAQGSSVYLFSYYMGSSIAGASGGLFYASYGWNGVVGFVGALVLAGLLVAWRLYRLPPLVNVATLPQPTSRGAMP, translated from the coding sequence ATGAGTCGCTCCCCTGGCGTCGTCGCATCACACCCTCTTGTGCACACCCCATCCGAACCGATCCGCCACGGCACCGCCGCCTTCCGGCGGACCAACCTGGCGCTGTTCGCCGCCGGCTTCTCCACCTTCGGCCTGCTGTACTGCGTGCAGCCGCTGATGCCCGAGTTCAGCCGCGACTACGGCATCAATGCCGCGTCCAGCGCCTTGTCGCTGTCGCTGAGCACCGGCGTGCTGGCCTTCGCCATGCTGTTCATGGGCGGCGTGTCCGACGCGGTCGGGCGCAAGTCGGTGATGGTGGCCTCGCTGCTGTCCTCCTCGCTGCTGGTGCTGGCCAGCACGATGGTGCAGCAGTGGCCGCTGCTGCTGGCGCTGCGCATGCTGCTCGGCTTCACCCTGAGCGGCGTGCCGGTGGTGGCGATGACCTACCTCGCCGAGGAGGTGCACCACGACTCGATCGGCCTGGGCATGGGCCTGTACATCAGCGGCAACGCGATCGGCGGCATGAGCGGACGGCTGATCGCCGGCGTGCTCACCGACTGGTTCGGCTGGCGCGTGGGCATGGGCGCCGTGGGCGCGGTGGGCCTGGTCGCCTGCCTGCTGTTCTGGCGCAGCCTGCCGCCATCGCGGCATTTCGTGCCGCGTCCGTTCCACGTGCGCAGCCTGCTCGGCCGCTTCGCCGGGTTGTTCCGCGATGCCGGCCTGCCGTGGCTGTTCGCCGAGGGTTTCCTGCTGCTGGGCGCGTTCGTCACCGTCTACAACTACCTCGGCTACCGGCTGCTTGCCGCACCGTACCGCCTCAGCCAGACCGCGGTCGGCCTGGTCTTCGGCATCTACCTGATCGGCACCTTCAGCTCCACCTGGATGGGCCACCTGGCCGGGCGGCTGGGCCGGCGCAAGGTGCTGTGGAGCGCGTTCGCGCTGATGCTGGCCGGGGTGGCGCTCACCGCCGCCGCGCCGCTGCCGCTGATCCTGCTCGGCATCGTGGCGATCACCTTCGGCTTCTTCGGCGGCCACTCCATCGTCAGCAGCTGGGTCGGTCGTCGCGCCGGTGCGGCCAAGGCGCAGGGCTCGAGCGTGTACCTGTTCTCGTACTACATGGGTTCGAGCATCGCGGGTGCCAGCGGCGGGCTGTTCTATGCTTCGTACGGCTGGAACGGGGTGGTCGGTTTCGTCGGCGCGCTGGTGCTGGCCGGCCTGCTGGTGGCGTGGCGCCTGTACCGCCTGCCGCCACTGGTCAACGTGGCGACGCTGCCGCAGCCGACCAGTCGCGGGGCGATGCCGTGA
- a CDS encoding ectonucleotide pyrophosphatase/phosphodiesterase: protein MHTILRYLSCAALALLAGCATPVTRHARSHDAKPATLLLVSLDGFRADYLDRGLSPTLSALADHGVRAKAMKPSFPSLTFPNHYTLVTGRYPDDHGIVDNSMSVPGLGHFSLGSRKAVGDARWWNEAEPIWVTAQKQGLHAATLFWPGSEAAIHGVRPDHWLPYDGDMPYDARVDKLLSWLDLPAAQRPQLLTLYFEAVDTAGHYYGPDSPQTNEAIGQVDAALARLVAGLKQRGLYDRIDLIVLADHGMAQTPPDQRIFLDDLIVPGHAEVVSTGAISGIIPAPGHEAEVADALLRPHPHMQCWRKSDIPAHLHYGHNARVPPLFCLAQTGWLITSNTRSMLHHGKPIWGEHGFDNDDPAMRALFLAHGPDFRQHLVVPEFPNVDVYPLMTHLLHIVPERNDGDYRQVEEMLVPAAR from the coding sequence ATGCATACGATCCTCCGCTACCTGAGCTGCGCCGCACTCGCCCTCCTGGCAGGCTGCGCCACCCCGGTCACCCGCCACGCCCGGTCGCATGACGCGAAGCCCGCGACGCTGCTGCTGGTATCGCTCGACGGCTTCCGCGCCGATTACCTCGACCGCGGCCTCTCGCCCACGCTCTCGGCGCTTGCCGACCATGGCGTGCGCGCGAAGGCAATGAAGCCGTCGTTCCCCTCGCTGACCTTCCCCAACCACTACACCCTGGTGACCGGGCGTTACCCGGACGACCACGGCATCGTCGACAACTCGATGTCCGTGCCCGGCCTGGGCCACTTCAGCCTGGGCAGCCGCAAGGCGGTGGGCGACGCACGCTGGTGGAACGAGGCCGAGCCGATCTGGGTGACCGCGCAGAAGCAGGGCCTGCACGCCGCCACGCTGTTCTGGCCCGGCTCGGAAGCCGCGATCCACGGCGTGCGGCCGGACCACTGGCTGCCGTATGACGGCGACATGCCGTACGACGCACGCGTGGACAAGCTGCTGTCGTGGCTGGACCTGCCGGCCGCGCAGCGTCCGCAGCTGCTCACGCTGTATTTCGAGGCGGTGGATACCGCCGGGCATTACTACGGCCCCGACTCACCGCAGACCAACGAAGCGATCGGCCAGGTCGACGCGGCGCTGGCGCGGCTGGTGGCCGGCCTGAAGCAGCGCGGCCTGTACGACCGGATCGACCTGATCGTGCTGGCCGACCACGGCATGGCGCAGACACCGCCGGACCAGCGCATCTTCCTCGACGACCTGATCGTGCCGGGGCATGCCGAAGTAGTGTCCACCGGCGCGATCTCCGGCATCATCCCGGCGCCCGGACACGAGGCCGAGGTGGCGGACGCCCTGCTCCGTCCGCACCCGCACATGCAGTGCTGGAGGAAGTCCGACATCCCGGCCCACCTGCACTACGGTCACAACGCACGGGTACCGCCGCTGTTCTGCCTGGCGCAGACCGGCTGGCTGATCACCAGCAACACCCGCAGCATGCTCCACCACGGCAAGCCGATCTGGGGCGAACACGGCTTCGACAACGACGACCCGGCGATGCGCGCGCTGTTCCTGGCGCACGGGCCGGACTTCCGCCAACACCTGGTGGTGCCGGAGTTTCCGAACGTGGACGTCTATCCGCTGATGACGCATCTGCTGCACATCGTGCCGGAGCGCAACGATGGCGATTACCGGCAGGTGGAGGAGATGCTGGTGCCGGCGGCGCGCTGA
- a CDS encoding ectonucleotide pyrophosphatase/phosphodiesterase: protein MKFLFRLLALALLPFIAACAGSPARDAADHRPAPLLLISIDGYRHDYIDRGLSPNLAALARDGVRARSMQPSFPSLTFPNHYTLVTGLRPDHHGIVHNTMDDPQLGHFDLGDRKAVSDGRWWDEATPLWITADRHGLKTATMFWPGTEADIQGMHPDHWRPYDGDVTADQRVDQVLAWLDLPGDRRPGFLTLYFDAVDHAGHEHGPDSPEVNQALRDTDEALGRLVAGLRRRGLLERMNIIVVSDHGMATVPMGHVITLDGLLPLDQVRLVTAGVLAGIDPKPGTDFAAIEARMEQPHAHMQCWDKSRVPTRLAYGHNPRVPQLLCLADAGWTISTDSYMRRHPQTGTRGEHGYDNADPRMGALFVAHGPAFERGVVHAAFPNVDVYPLMAHLLGLPAQPNDGDYDQVEDMLVPAAR from the coding sequence ATGAAATTCCTGTTTCGTTTACTCGCCCTCGCGCTACTGCCGTTCATCGCTGCCTGCGCGGGGTCCCCGGCGCGGGATGCCGCGGACCATCGCCCCGCCCCGCTGCTGCTGATCTCGATCGACGGATACCGCCACGACTACATCGACCGCGGCCTCAGCCCGAACCTGGCCGCGCTGGCCCGCGACGGCGTGCGCGCCCGCAGCATGCAGCCCTCGTTCCCCTCGCTGACCTTTCCGAACCACTACACCCTGGTCACCGGTCTGCGCCCGGATCACCACGGCATCGTGCACAACACCATGGACGACCCGCAGCTCGGCCATTTCGACCTGGGCGATCGCAAGGCGGTGAGCGACGGGCGCTGGTGGGACGAGGCGACGCCGCTGTGGATCACCGCCGACCGCCACGGGCTGAAGACCGCGACGATGTTCTGGCCCGGCACCGAGGCCGACATCCAGGGCATGCATCCGGATCACTGGCGCCCCTACGACGGCGATGTCACCGCCGACCAGCGGGTGGATCAGGTGCTGGCCTGGCTGGATCTGCCGGGTGACCGGCGGCCGGGCTTCCTCACCCTGTATTTCGACGCGGTGGACCACGCCGGCCACGAGCACGGCCCGGACTCGCCCGAAGTGAACCAGGCGCTGCGCGATACCGACGAAGCGCTGGGTCGACTGGTGGCCGGGCTGCGCCGGCGCGGGCTGCTCGAGCGCATGAACATCATCGTGGTGTCCGACCACGGCATGGCCACCGTGCCGATGGGCCACGTGATCACGCTGGACGGGCTGCTGCCGCTGGACCAGGTAAGGCTGGTCACCGCCGGCGTGCTGGCCGGCATCGACCCGAAACCGGGCACCGACTTCGCCGCGATCGAGGCCCGCATGGAGCAGCCGCACGCGCACATGCAGTGCTGGGACAAGTCGCGCGTGCCTACCCGGCTCGCCTACGGCCACAACCCGCGCGTGCCGCAACTGCTGTGCCTGGCGGACGCCGGCTGGACGATCTCCACCGACAGCTACATGCGTCGCCACCCGCAAACCGGGACCCGCGGCGAGCACGGCTACGACAACGCCGACCCGCGCATGGGCGCGCTGTTCGTGGCGCACGGCCCGGCGTTCGAGCGCGGCGTGGTGCATGCCGCGTTCCCGAACGTGGACGTGTATCCGCTGATGGCGCACCTGCTGGGGCTGCCGGCGCAGCCGAACGACGGCGATTACGACCAGGTTGAAGACATGCTGGTACCGGCGGCGCGCTGA
- a CDS encoding methylated-DNA--[protein]-cysteine S-methyltransferase codes for MNDTTIRYVDLPSPCGVLRLSADAHGLRGIHFEGRRGHGPVPAGWVHDPEALAFAREALEEYFAGTRTAFELPLNPRGTPFQLAVWRELLQIPYGETISYGELARRVGDPGAARAVGAANGANPLPIVVPCHRVIGANGNLTGFGGGLPNKHWLLALEARVARGDLFG; via the coding sequence ATGAACGATACGACGATCCGCTACGTCGACCTGCCCTCGCCCTGCGGCGTGCTGCGGCTCAGCGCCGATGCGCACGGCCTGCGCGGCATCCATTTCGAAGGACGGCGCGGCCACGGTCCGGTGCCTGCCGGATGGGTGCACGACCCGGAGGCGCTGGCGTTCGCGCGCGAGGCGCTGGAGGAATACTTCGCCGGCACGCGCACGGCATTCGAGCTGCCACTGAACCCGCGGGGCACGCCGTTCCAGCTCGCGGTGTGGCGCGAGCTGTTGCAGATTCCGTACGGCGAGACGATCAGCTACGGCGAACTGGCGCGGCGCGTGGGCGACCCCGGCGCGGCACGGGCGGTGGGCGCGGCGAACGGTGCGAACCCGCTGCCGATCGTGGTGCCCTGCCACCGGGTGATCGGCGCCAACGGCAACCTCACCGGCTTCGGCGGCGGCCTGCCGAACAAACACTGGCTGCTGGCGCTGGAAGCCCGCGTGGCGCGCGGCGACCTGTTCGGCTGA